One segment of Macrotis lagotis isolate mMagLag1 chromosome 1, bilby.v1.9.chrom.fasta, whole genome shotgun sequence DNA contains the following:
- the SPOUT1 gene encoding putative methyltransferase C9orf114 homolog: MAELVGKRPRSQGEGRKIEWRKLKKERKEEKKKWRELKMIKKLEKQRAQEEAEKQKEEAEETQKQTNGRSYTLSVALPGSILNNAQSLELRTYLAGQIARACAIFCVDEIVVFDEEGEDVKSVEGEFVGIGKKGQASVQLARILQYLECPQYLRKAFFPKHQDLQFAGLLNPLDSPHHVRQEEVLEYREGVVLDRPTRPGRGSFVNCGMRKEVQIDKNLEPGLRVTVRLDQQQIPESKSLKGRVVSSQEPRTHTGLYWGYSVRLASCLSAVFAESPFKDGYDLTVGTSERGESLTSIQLPKFNHAIVVFGGLQGLEASVEADPNLEVTDPSVLFDFYLNTCPGQGSRTIRTEEAILISLATLRPHISAAGA, encoded by the exons ATGGCGGAACTGGTGGGGAAGCGGCCCCGGTCCCAG GGAGAAGGACGGAAAATCGAGTGGCGGAAACTGAAGAAAGAGA ggaaagaagaaaagaagaaatggagggagCTAAAGATGATAAAGAAGTTGGAGAAGCAGCGGGCTCAGGAAGAGGCAGAGAAGCAGAAAGAGGAAGCTgaggaaacacaaaagcaaacaaaTG GGCGCTCATACACCCTTAGTGTGGCCCTCCCTGGCTCCATCCTCAACAATGCCCAGTCTCTGGAGCTTAGAACCTATCTGGCTGGTCAGATTGCCCGGGCTTGTGCCATCTTCTGTGTGGATGAGATTGTGGTGTTTGATGAAGAAGGTGAAGATGTCAA GAGTGTTGAGGGGGAATTTGTTGGCATTGGCAAAAAAGGACAGGCATCGGTGCAGCTGGCTCGGATTCTCCAGTACTTGGAGTGCCCACA GTATCTGAGAAAAGCCTTCTTCCCCAAACATCAGGATCTGCAGTTTGCAG gGCTGCTGAATCCCCTAGACAGTCCTCACCATGTGCGGCAGGAGGAGGTTTTGGAGTACCGGGAAGGGGTTGTATTAGACCGGCCCACCCGACCTGGACGAGGTTCCTTCGTCAACTGCGGCATGAGAAAG GAGGTGCAGATAGACAAGAACCTGGAACCTGGTTTGAGAGTCACTGTGAGGCTGGACCAGCAGCAGATCCCAG AGAGCAAGAGCCTCAAGGGACGAGTAGTATCAAGCCAGGAACCCCGCACCCACACTGGTCTCTACTGGGGCTATAGCGTCCGCCTGGCCTCCTGTCTCA GTGCTGTGTTTGCCGAAAGTCCTTTTAAGGACGGCTATGACCTGACCGTTGGAACCTCCGAGCGAGGAGAGAGTTTGACCTCCATCCAGCTTCCCAAATTCAA CCATGCCATTGTGGTGTTTGGAGGCCTCCAGGGGTTAGAGGCTAGTGTTGAAGCTGATCCCAACCTAGAGGTCACAGATCCCAGTGTTCTCTTTGACTTCTATCTCAACACCTGTCCAGGACAGGGCAGTCGCACCATTCGTACTGAG GAAGCCATCCTCATCTCCTTGGCTACCCTCCGACCTCACATCTCTGCAGCCGGGGCTTAG
- the LOC141505279 gene encoding cytochrome c oxidase subunit 7A2, mitochondrial-like produces MLRNLLALRHVTSRTINVAPVRQFKNKVPEKQKLFQEDDSIPVHLKGGVGDALLYRATMLFSVVGTVYALYQLGMASFPKKQN; encoded by the coding sequence ATGCTGCGGAACTTGCTGGCTCTTCGCCATGTTACCTCCAGGACCATAAATGTTGCCCCAGTCAGACAGTTTAAAAACAAAGTTCCAGAAAAGCAAAAGTTATTCCAGGAAGATGATAGCATTCCAGTGCACCTAAAAGGTGGAGTAGGAGATGCCCTACTATATAGAGCCACCATGTTGTTTTCAGTTGTTGGAACAGTTTATGCCCTTTATCAGCTTGGCATGGCTTCATTTCCCAAGAAACAGAATTGA
- the ENDOG gene encoding endonuclease G, mitochondrial gives MRAGRWLVPGLSLALGAGLGAGAVAWPNREAPPGAGGLWSRLPVRPLAAAAAGPVVPAGGAAELAKYGLPGLAQLKSRESYVLCYDPRSRSALWVIEQLRPERLRGPGDRQTCGFQEDDSVHVYHRATNADYRGSGFDRGHLAAAANHRWSQKAMDDTFYLSNVAPQVPHLNQNAWNNLEKYCRSLTKSFHNVYVCTGPLFLPRREADGKMYVKYQVIGKNNVAVPTHFFKVLILEAPGGQIELRSYVMPNAPVDENIPLERFLVPIESIERASGLLFVPNILTRTSNLKAIAPGAK, from the exons ATGCGGGCGGGCCGCTGGCTGGTCCCGGGGCTGTCCCTGGCCCTCGGGGCCGGGCTGGGGGCGGGCGCCGTGGCCTGGCCGAACAGAGAGGCGCCCCCGGGCGCGGGGGGGCTTTGGAGCCGGCTCCCCGTGCGGCCGCTGGCCGCGGCGGCCGCAGGGCCCGTGGTGCCGGCGGGGGGCGCGGCCGAGCTGGCCAAGTACGGGCTGCCGGGGCTGGCGCAGCTCAAGAGCCGCGAGTCGTACGTGCTGTGCTACGACCCGCGCAGCCGCAGCGCGCTGTGGGTCATCGAGCAGCTGCGGCCCGAGCGCCTGCGCGGCCCCGGCGACCGCCAGACCTGCGGCTTCCAGGAGGACGACTCGGTGCACGTCTACCACCGCGCCACCAACGCCGACTACCGCGGCAGCGGCTTCGACCGCGGCCACCTGGCGGCCGCCGCCAACCACCGCTGGAGCCAGAAGGCCATGGACGACACCTTCTACCTGAGCAACGTGGCGCCGCAG GTCCCGCATCTCAACCAGAACGCCTGGAACAATTTGGAGAAGTATTGCAGAAGCTTGACCAAAAGCTTCCACAATGTCTACGTTTGCACCGGTCCCCTCTTCCTGCCCAG GAGGGAAGCTGATGGGAAGATGTATGTGAAGTACCAGGTGATTGGCAAGAACAATGTAGCGGTCCCCACCCACTTCTTCAAGGTGCTGATCCTGGAAGCTCCTGGGGGGCAGATTGAGCTCCGTTCCTACGTGATGCCCAATGCACCTGTGGATGAAAATATCCCACTGGAGCGCTTCCTGGTTCCTATTGAAAGTATTGAGCGGGCCTCTGGGTTGCTCTTTGTGCCCAACATTCTCACCCGGACGAGCAACCTGAAGGCCATTGCCCCTGGGGCTAAATAA